From the Pseudomonas sp. SORT22 genome, one window contains:
- a CDS encoding DMT family transporter: MSASRRNTDAFALQVMLVLCLIWGIQQVMIKWAAPDIAPVMQQAMRSGMAALLVGLLMCFRGGWDQVASTWRGGLLAGSLFGLEFLFIAEGLKLTSAAHMSVFLYTAPVFTALGLHFMLPSERLRPLQWLGILLAFGGIAFAFAGGVSLEHLDAQMLLGDAFGVLAGLAWGATTVVVRASRLSEAPATLTLFYQLAVGFVGLLLIAVASGQVTQVQFTPLSIGSLLFQGLIVSFFSYLTWFWLLRRYLASNLAVFSFITPLFGVTFGVLLLGEPLSLNFVLGAIMVLLGVTLVSAEQWVRRRLRSLLG; encoded by the coding sequence ATGAGCGCCAGCCGCCGCAATACCGATGCCTTTGCCCTGCAAGTGATGCTGGTGCTGTGCCTGATCTGGGGCATCCAGCAGGTGATGATCAAGTGGGCCGCACCGGATATTGCCCCGGTAATGCAGCAAGCCATGCGCTCGGGGATGGCGGCATTGCTGGTCGGCCTGCTGATGTGTTTTCGTGGCGGCTGGGACCAGGTCGCCAGCACCTGGCGCGGCGGGCTACTGGCCGGTTCCCTGTTTGGCCTGGAGTTTCTGTTCATCGCCGAAGGCCTGAAGCTGACCTCGGCGGCGCACATGTCGGTATTCCTCTACACCGCACCGGTGTTTACCGCCCTGGGCTTGCATTTCATGCTGCCCAGCGAGCGGCTGCGGCCCTTGCAGTGGCTGGGCATCCTGCTGGCCTTTGGCGGTATTGCCTTTGCCTTTGCCGGTGGCGTTTCCCTTGAGCATCTGGACGCACAAATGCTGCTGGGTGACGCCTTCGGGGTGCTGGCGGGCCTGGCCTGGGGCGCAACCACCGTGGTGGTGCGCGCTTCGCGGCTGTCGGAGGCGCCAGCGACCCTGACGCTGTTCTATCAACTGGCGGTCGGTTTTGTCGGCCTGCTGTTGATCGCTGTCGCCAGTGGCCAGGTTACCCAGGTGCAGTTCACCCCGCTGTCGATCGGCAGCCTGCTGTTTCAGGGCCTGATCGTGTCGTTTTTCAGTTACCTGACCTGGTTCTGGCTGCTGCGCCGCTATCTGGCCTCGAACCTGGCGGTGTTCTCGTTCATTACTCCGTTGTTCGGGGTGACTTTCGGCGTGCTGTTGCTGGGCGAGCCGTTGAGCCTGAATTTCGTCCTCGGCGCGATCATGGTGCTGCTCGGGGTGACCCTGGTCAGCGCTGAGCAGTGGGTGCGCCGGCGCCTGCGCAGCCTGCTCGGCTAG
- a CDS encoding transcriptional regulator gives MTTYDWDLIERLLHEAQNSAGHSFTPRPYAEQHAAQLAAEGAAPGDLDHLKTLACEYEKLLFERGYFASRPEDEGGNGENFILTERGSRLLSLLDSSIPGNDHPRQVLDEQEDALDEATFDHLASKAQIA, from the coding sequence ATGACCACCTACGACTGGGACCTGATCGAACGCCTGTTGCACGAAGCGCAGAATAGCGCCGGCCACAGTTTTACCCCCAGGCCTTACGCCGAGCAGCATGCAGCCCAGCTCGCGGCCGAGGGCGCGGCCCCTGGCGATCTCGATCATCTGAAAACCCTGGCATGTGAGTATGAAAAGCTGCTGTTCGAGCGCGGTTACTTTGCCTCACGCCCGGAAGACGAGGGCGGCAACGGCGAGAACTTCATCCTTACCGAGCGGGGCTCGCGGCTGCTGAGCCTGCTGGACAGCAGCATTCCGGGCAACGATCACCCACGCCAGGTGCTGGATGAACAGGAGGATGCACTGGACGAGGCTACTTTCGATCATTTGGCCTCCAAGGCGCAGATTGCCTGA
- a CDS encoding PA1414 family protein — MRNHLFNWLHDLAAALGLIPPPLQPVPIPTDEEQRKRQPRR, encoded by the coding sequence ATGAGAAACCATCTGTTCAACTGGCTCCACGACCTGGCCGCTGCCCTGGGCCTGATCCCGCCACCGCTGCAGCCGGTGCCGATCCCTACCGACGAAGAACAGCGCAAGCGCCAGCCACGTCGCTAA
- a CDS encoding LysR family transcriptional regulator, which translates to MELSQLRIFQAVAEEGSVTRAAERLHRVPSNLSTRLRQLEEQLGVELFRRERQRLQLSPAGKVLLDYAGRMLALHDEAFAAVQGGQPAGEFVLGSMYSTAAIHLPDLLARYHSAYPAVNLQVQAAPSGELLEGLLSGRLDAALVDGPLALAGLDGVPLCDETLVLITEPGHGPVRSARDVAGRAVFTFRQGCSYRMRLEAWYAHDHAAMGRVMEIESYPSMLACVIAGAGVALMAQSMLDSLPGRERVAVHRLQAPFDQATTWLMWRKGMRGANLSAWIDLQQGETVTQAAQMAQEA; encoded by the coding sequence GTGGAGCTCAGCCAATTGCGGATTTTCCAGGCGGTGGCCGAGGAGGGCTCGGTGACCCGCGCCGCCGAGCGCCTGCACCGGGTGCCGTCGAACCTGTCGACGCGCCTGCGCCAGCTCGAAGAGCAACTGGGCGTTGAGCTGTTTCGCCGCGAGCGCCAGCGTTTGCAGCTGTCGCCGGCGGGCAAGGTGCTGCTCGATTACGCCGGGCGCATGCTCGCCCTGCACGATGAGGCCTTTGCCGCCGTGCAGGGCGGGCAGCCGGCCGGGGAGTTCGTGCTGGGCTCGATGTACAGCACTGCGGCCATTCATTTGCCCGACTTGCTGGCCCGTTACCACAGCGCTTACCCGGCGGTGAACCTGCAGGTGCAGGCGGCGCCCAGCGGCGAGTTGCTCGAAGGCTTGCTCAGCGGCCGCCTGGATGCCGCCCTGGTCGACGGGCCGCTGGCCCTGGCCGGGCTCGACGGCGTGCCGCTGTGCGACGAAACCCTGGTGCTGATCACCGAACCCGGCCATGGGCCGGTGCGCAGTGCCCGCGATGTCGCCGGGCGGGCGGTGTTCACCTTTCGTCAAGGCTGTTCGTACCGGATGCGCCTGGAGGCCTGGTATGCCCACGATCACGCGGCCATGGGCCGGGTCATGGAGATCGAGTCGTACCCGAGCATGCTCGCCTGTGTGATAGCCGGGGCTGGGGTTGCGTTGATGGCGCAGTCGATGCTCGACAGCCTGCCGGGCCGCGAACGGGTGGCGGTGCATCGCCTGCAGGCGCCGTTCGATCAGGCCACCACCTGGCTGATGTGGCGCAAGGGCATGCGCGGGGCGAATTTGAGCGCCTGGATCGATTTGCAACAAGGGGAAACAGTTACCCAGGCAGCGCAGATGGCGCAGGAGGCTTGA
- a CDS encoding MFS transporter: MSPVVRLLACAVALMMAMGIGRFALTPQLPHLISEGQVSLTAAGLIAAANYLGYLLGALDAMFVRRPGQVSARLHGGLWLCVVLTLASFSASGFWAHLLLRFGTGVASAWVLVMLTSLSQQVAAASNRPRLGALVFAGPGVGIFLTGMLALIANLNGLGSAPLWLIYAAVALLMLLIALPALPRPQTLAPTVSGARVQPAEQGIARLGLVYALYGIGYIIPATFMSQMASARFHGQWLADLFWPGFGLAAVLGVVLVSLRRPGMGSTSSWLIATLWLQAAGVFACLLGNGPGLALGVILCGGPFLACMQLVMQRSRELAPHASQRNAGLLTACFALGQLSGPLLAALSNQFAGSLQAALLIAASGLVLAGLLLLRPQASRAGCAGAGAPTAQR; the protein is encoded by the coding sequence ATGTCGCCAGTTGTTCGCCTTCTCGCCTGTGCCGTTGCCCTGATGATGGCCATGGGCATCGGCCGCTTCGCCCTCACTCCACAGCTCCCGCACCTGATCAGCGAAGGGCAGGTCAGCCTGACCGCCGCCGGCCTGATCGCCGCCGCCAACTACCTGGGCTATCTGCTCGGCGCCCTGGACGCCATGTTCGTCCGCCGCCCGGGCCAGGTCAGCGCGCGCCTGCACGGCGGTCTGTGGCTGTGCGTCGTGCTGACCCTGGCGTCGTTCTCGGCCAGCGGTTTCTGGGCCCATCTGCTGCTGCGCTTTGGCACCGGCGTGGCCAGCGCCTGGGTGCTGGTGATGCTCACCAGCCTCAGCCAGCAGGTGGCAGCGGCCAGCAATCGGCCACGGCTCGGCGCCCTGGTGTTTGCCGGGCCCGGGGTGGGAATTTTTTTAACCGGAATGCTGGCGCTGATCGCCAACCTCAACGGACTGGGCTCGGCGCCGCTGTGGTTAATCTATGCCGCCGTTGCCCTGTTGATGCTGCTGATCGCGCTGCCAGCGCTGCCACGCCCGCAGACGCTAGCGCCTACTGTCAGCGGGGCGCGCGTCCAGCCAGCCGAGCAAGGAATTGCCCGCCTCGGCCTGGTGTATGCCCTGTACGGTATTGGCTATATCATCCCCGCGACCTTCATGTCGCAGATGGCCAGTGCGCGCTTTCACGGGCAGTGGCTGGCCGACCTGTTCTGGCCCGGTTTTGGTCTGGCGGCGGTGCTGGGCGTGGTGCTGGTCAGCCTGCGCCGCCCGGGCATGGGCAGCACCTCAAGCTGGCTGATCGCGACCCTGTGGCTGCAGGCCGCCGGCGTGTTCGCCTGCCTGCTGGGCAACGGCCCGGGCCTGGCGCTGGGGGTAATCCTCTGTGGCGGCCCGTTCCTGGCCTGCATGCAACTGGTAATGCAACGCTCGCGGGAGCTGGCACCGCACGCCAGCCAGCGCAATGCCGGGCTTTTGACCGCCTGTTTTGCCCTGGGCCAGCTCAGTGGACCGCTGCTGGCGGCGCTGAGCAATCAGTTCGCCGGCAGCCTGCAGGCAGCGCTGCTGATCGCCGCCAGCGGCCTGGTGCTCGCCGGCCTGCTGCTGTTGCGCCCGCAGGCTAGCCGAGCAGGCTGCGCAGGCGCCGGCGCACCCACTGCTCAGCGCTGA